One genomic window of Paenisporosarcina antarctica includes the following:
- the yqeK gene encoding bis(5'-nucleosyl)-tetraphosphatase (symmetrical) YqeK: protein MNRDDLLNAIRTRMPEKRYVHTLGVMETAIGLAKVYGESEKAAELAAILHDVVKFADRDWMKQTMIEQQMEPTLLTFHHELWHAPVGAFLAQQEFGVTNQDVLNAICYHTTGRKYMSKLEKIIYCADMIEPNRKFSGVDELRQQADQGLELLMKACVKHSIQFLIKKNQPVYPDSIHCYNDLVTRKEND, encoded by the coding sequence ATGAATAGAGATGATTTGTTAAATGCTATACGTACAAGAATGCCTGAAAAAAGATATGTGCATACTTTAGGAGTAATGGAAACTGCTATTGGATTAGCGAAAGTGTATGGTGAATCTGAAAAAGCTGCAGAACTTGCTGCTATTTTACATGATGTCGTGAAATTTGCAGATCGAGACTGGATGAAACAAACCATGATCGAACAGCAAATGGAGCCAACACTTTTAACATTTCACCATGAATTGTGGCATGCTCCTGTGGGGGCATTCCTAGCTCAGCAGGAATTTGGGGTAACAAATCAAGATGTCTTAAATGCAATTTGCTACCATACCACTGGTCGTAAATATATGTCCAAACTTGAGAAAATCATTTATTGTGCTGATATGATTGAACCAAATCGAAAATTTTCAGGTGTCGATGAATTAAGACAGCAAGCTGACCAAGGACTCGAATTATTAATGAAGGCTTGTGTAAAACATTCCATTCAATTTTTAATAAAAAAAAATCAACCGGTATATCCGGATTCCATTCATTGTTACAATGATTTGGTTACACGAAAGGAAAATGACTGA
- the rsfS gene encoding ribosome silencing factor, whose protein sequence is MTVPTLLEIAYKAADDKRAEDIIVLNMQGVSLIADYFVICHANSDRQVQAIAKEMADQAGEAGYDVKRLEGYDAARWVLVDMGDVVAHVFHKDERQFYNLERLWGDAPIISVNLEA, encoded by the coding sequence ATGACAGTTCCAACATTATTAGAAATAGCGTATAAAGCAGCAGATGACAAACGTGCAGAAGATATCATCGTATTAAATATGCAAGGTGTATCTTTAATTGCAGATTACTTTGTGATTTGTCATGCAAACTCTGACCGTCAAGTACAAGCAATTGCAAAAGAAATGGCAGACCAAGCAGGAGAAGCTGGATATGATGTAAAACGTCTAGAAGGCTATGACGCAGCTCGTTGGGTATTAGTCGATATGGGTGACGTTGTTGCACATGTATTCCACAAAGACGAACGTCAATTTTATAACTTAGAACGTTTATGGGGAGATGCACCAATTATCTCTGTAAACTTAGAAGCGTAA